A genomic segment from Caldalkalibacillus thermarum encodes:
- a CDS encoding Glu/Leu/Phe/Val family dehydrogenase, translating into MKSVKAVQKTKENLNPYEIVQTQIETAAKKLNIGEHVINILKKPKRVISVTFPVKMDDGSVQVFEGYRSQHNDAIGPAKGGIRFHPSVNRDEVIALSMWMTFKCGVVGLPLGGAKGGVKCDPTQLSTGELERISRAFMEAIEEFVGPDKDVPAPDVYTNPQVMGWMMDTYCRMNKSFVPGVITGKPVIIGGSLGRNEATARGCVLTVREAMKEMQKPLAGATVAIQGFGNAGRTSARLLSEMGCKIVAVSDSKCAIYKEDGLDVPLLERLKDESSLDHYNGATLISQDELLSLNVDVLIPAALENVITAQNADDVKASIIAEAANGPTTPEADRILASKGILVIPDILANAGGVTVSYFEGVQNMMNYYWSEEEVNSKLEQVMVSSYAKVSRMAKEYGTDMRTAAFMLSILRVKEAMEARGWI; encoded by the coding sequence ATGAAAAGTGTCAAAGCGGTTCAAAAAACCAAAGAAAATTTAAATCCGTATGAAATTGTGCAGACCCAAATTGAAACTGCAGCAAAGAAATTGAACATAGGAGAGCACGTGATTAATATCCTGAAGAAACCAAAACGGGTGATTTCGGTTACATTCCCTGTTAAGATGGATGACGGTTCCGTCCAAGTTTTTGAGGGATATCGTTCTCAGCATAACGATGCCATTGGCCCTGCCAAAGGTGGAATTCGTTTTCATCCCAGCGTGAACAGGGATGAAGTGATAGCGCTCTCCATGTGGATGACTTTTAAGTGCGGTGTTGTGGGGCTTCCTCTGGGAGGAGCAAAAGGTGGCGTCAAATGTGATCCGACGCAGTTGAGCACAGGTGAATTGGAGAGAATCAGCCGCGCCTTTATGGAGGCCATCGAAGAGTTCGTTGGCCCCGATAAAGATGTTCCGGCTCCAGATGTCTATACCAATCCCCAGGTTATGGGCTGGATGATGGATACGTATTGCCGTATGAATAAATCTTTTGTTCCTGGTGTTATTACTGGCAAACCTGTTATTATTGGTGGCTCTTTAGGACGTAATGAAGCCACTGCCCGCGGTTGTGTGCTGACAGTCAGGGAAGCGATGAAAGAGATGCAAAAGCCACTGGCTGGCGCTACTGTAGCCATACAAGGGTTTGGCAATGCAGGGCGGACTTCGGCCCGGTTGCTCAGTGAGATGGGCTGTAAGATTGTAGCCGTCTCTGATTCGAAATGTGCCATCTATAAGGAAGATGGTCTGGATGTCCCCCTTCTAGAACGCTTAAAAGATGAATCTTCTTTGGATCACTATAATGGAGCCACACTGATCTCTCAAGATGAGTTGTTGTCTTTGAACGTGGATGTTTTGATTCCTGCAGCCCTTGAGAATGTGATTACGGCTCAGAATGCCGATGATGTTAAGGCCAGCATCATTGCTGAAGCAGCCAATGGACCAACGACACCTGAAGCGGACCGCATACTGGCGAGCAAGGGGATTTTGGTTATTCCTGATATATTGGCCAATGCGGGAGGCGTCACGGTCTCTTATTTTGAAGGGGTTCAAAACATGATGAATTATTATTGGAGCGAAGAGGAAGTTAATTCAAAATTGGAGCAGGTTATGGTCAGCTCCTATGCCAAAGTCAGCCGAATGGCAAAAGAGTATGGAACTGATATGCGCACCGCGGCATTTATGCTCTCCATCTTGCGTGTCAAGGAAGCAATGGAAGCACGGGGCTGGATCTAA
- a CDS encoding NAD(P)/FAD-dependent oxidoreductase, with translation MTYDVIVIGGGPSGLMASIAASQEGAKVLLVDKGDKLGRKLAISGGGRCNVTNAGDIEEIIRNIPGNGRFLYSCLTRFNNRDIIRFFEGLGIKLKEEDRGRMFPVSDKAKDVVNALLRQVRKQGVEIRVHAPVKRVLYRGKQGKHVKGIELKNGEIITAAAVIIATGGKSVPHTGSTGDGYAWAKDAGHTITDLYPTEVPITSAEPFIRTKELQGLSLRDITLTVWDSKGKKVVEHEGDMIFTHFGLSGPAALRCSQFVVKLLKKKTTAAVLLTIDLFPDKTVDRIQKEILELAKKQPKKTIKNVLKGYLPERMIPLLLQKADLKQDLTYAHLPKKKLTELAQMIKRFPVQVNGTLSIEKAFVTGGGVHLKEVDPKTMQSKLVNGLFFCGEILDIHGYTGGYNITAAFTTGYNAGLNAARVSQRDVSQVVQPS, from the coding sequence ATGACCTACGACGTGATTGTTATTGGGGGAGGCCCCTCTGGTCTGATGGCCAGCATTGCCGCCAGCCAAGAAGGAGCTAAAGTTTTACTGGTGGACAAAGGAGATAAGTTGGGACGCAAGCTGGCCATTTCCGGAGGCGGCCGGTGCAATGTAACCAATGCAGGTGATATTGAGGAGATCATCAGAAACATTCCCGGCAATGGCCGCTTTCTTTACAGTTGTTTGACCAGGTTCAACAACCGGGACATTATTCGCTTTTTTGAGGGATTAGGGATTAAGTTGAAAGAGGAAGACCGGGGACGGATGTTTCCCGTATCAGATAAGGCGAAAGATGTGGTTAATGCCTTGCTCCGCCAAGTGCGCAAACAAGGAGTAGAGATTCGGGTCCATGCACCCGTCAAGCGGGTTCTGTATCGAGGGAAACAAGGGAAACACGTTAAAGGTATTGAATTGAAAAATGGTGAAATCATCACAGCCGCTGCTGTCATTATTGCCACCGGTGGCAAATCAGTGCCACATACCGGTTCAACAGGGGACGGCTACGCCTGGGCTAAAGATGCCGGCCACACCATAACAGACCTTTATCCTACTGAAGTGCCAATAACATCAGCGGAGCCTTTTATCCGCACCAAAGAATTGCAGGGCCTGTCTTTGCGCGACATTACCCTTACTGTGTGGGATTCCAAAGGCAAAAAAGTGGTGGAACATGAAGGGGACATGATTTTCACCCACTTTGGCTTATCCGGACCTGCAGCCCTGCGCTGCAGCCAGTTTGTCGTAAAATTATTGAAGAAAAAAACCACCGCCGCCGTCCTCCTGACCATTGACCTGTTTCCGGACAAAACCGTTGACAGGATTCAAAAAGAGATTCTAGAACTGGCTAAAAAACAGCCGAAGAAAACAATCAAAAACGTATTAAAAGGGTATCTCCCTGAGCGCATGATCCCCCTTCTGCTTCAAAAAGCAGATCTTAAACAGGACTTGACTTATGCCCATTTGCCCAAAAAGAAACTCACAGAGTTAGCCCAGATGATCAAACGGTTTCCCGTGCAAGTGAACGGTACTCTCTCTATCGAGAAAGCTTTTGTGACCGGTGGAGGCGTCCATCTGAAAGAGGTAGATCCCAAAACTATGCAGTCCAAGCTTGTGAACGGACTGTTCTTTTGCGGGGAAATACTGGACATTCACGGCTACACCGGGGGATACAATATTACGGCTGCTTTTACCACAGGGTATAATGCCGGATTGAACGCAGCCCGGGTGAGCCAGCGGGATGTTTCCCAGGTTGTCCAACCATCTTAA
- a CDS encoding VOC family protein — protein MAFYTQKLGLPLRKKGESLSILEFGGSYLMIEKGGVASSGEKTRAQNPTVLRLNVHDFEQTVQELREREVHVEVIKFDWGTIGVIIDPEGNRIEIKD, from the coding sequence TTGGCATTTTACACACAAAAACTTGGCTTACCATTACGTAAAAAGGGGGAATCCTTATCCATTCTTGAATTTGGCGGCAGTTACCTGATGATTGAGAAGGGAGGTGTTGCGTCTTCAGGGGAAAAAACACGTGCGCAAAACCCTACTGTGTTACGGCTTAATGTCCATGATTTTGAGCAAACGGTCCAGGAACTTAGAGAACGAGAGGTTCACGTAGAGGTTATAAAATTTGATTGGGGTACAATTGGAGTCATCATTGATCCGGAAGGCAACCGGATTGAGATTAAAGATTAA
- the cimA gene encoding citramalate synthase has translation MVERVYLYDTTLRDGTQGEGISLSVEDKLKIVHKLDEMGIDYIEGGWPGSNPKDMEFFEQVKHVRLNHAKITAFGSTRRAGIPAREDANLQKILHSGVQAVAIFGKTWDFHVTEALQTTLDENLSMISESVQFLKENGLEVIFDAEHFFDGYKHNPDYALQAIQAAEAAGADCITLCDTNGGSLPQEIEAIVQEVVRRLSVPVGIHCHNDGELAVANTLAAVRAGARHIQGTINGYGERCGNANLISVIPNLQLKMGYQCIPEEHMKRLTSLAKYVHEVANQVPPSNQPFVGKSAFAHKGGIHVSAVLKHPETYEHIPPELVGNKRRVLVSELSGQSNVLYKAKEWNYDLNKDGSRSREIIAKIKEKEHQGYHYEAAEASFELLVKQALGELKDYFTLDHFKVFVEKTGSETFTTEAVIKLHVNDQVVHTAAEGNGPVNALDHALRKALEEFFPMIKNMYLSDYKVRVLDEANATASKVRVLIESSDGKEKWSTIGVSTNIIEASWYALIDSVRYYFMKHEDELKNCPSYQLHTIKS, from the coding sequence ATGGTTGAACGAGTCTACCTTTATGATACAACCCTGAGGGACGGTACTCAGGGAGAAGGAATCAGCTTATCGGTTGAGGACAAATTAAAAATTGTACACAAGCTGGATGAAATGGGCATTGATTATATCGAAGGGGGCTGGCCGGGAAGCAATCCCAAAGATATGGAGTTTTTTGAACAGGTCAAACATGTCCGCCTTAATCATGCCAAAATAACCGCTTTTGGCAGTACCCGCCGGGCTGGCATCCCTGCTCGTGAGGATGCCAACCTGCAAAAAATATTACATAGCGGTGTTCAGGCAGTTGCTATCTTCGGCAAAACCTGGGATTTTCATGTTACCGAAGCATTGCAAACTACGCTAGATGAAAATCTTTCCATGATTTCAGAATCGGTCCAATTTTTGAAAGAAAACGGGTTGGAAGTGATTTTTGATGCGGAACATTTTTTTGATGGATATAAGCATAACCCTGATTATGCCCTGCAAGCCATACAGGCAGCTGAAGCTGCCGGTGCCGATTGCATTACCTTGTGTGACACCAACGGAGGATCTTTGCCTCAAGAGATTGAAGCAATTGTGCAGGAAGTGGTTAGACGTTTGTCAGTGCCTGTCGGCATCCATTGCCACAATGACGGGGAGCTGGCTGTGGCCAATACCCTGGCAGCTGTCCGGGCCGGTGCCCGCCATATACAGGGAACGATTAACGGTTACGGCGAACGCTGCGGCAATGCCAACCTGATCTCAGTTATTCCCAACCTGCAGCTCAAGATGGGCTACCAATGCATCCCTGAGGAGCATATGAAAAGGCTGACCTCCCTTGCCAAGTATGTTCATGAGGTGGCCAATCAGGTACCACCCAGTAACCAGCCCTTCGTCGGCAAAAGCGCCTTTGCCCACAAAGGAGGCATCCATGTCAGCGCTGTACTCAAACATCCGGAAACCTATGAGCATATTCCTCCAGAGTTGGTCGGCAACAAACGGCGCGTGCTGGTTTCTGAACTGTCTGGCCAAAGTAATGTGCTGTACAAAGCAAAGGAATGGAACTATGACCTGAACAAAGACGGCAGCCGGTCACGGGAGATTATTGCCAAAATCAAAGAAAAAGAACACCAAGGTTATCATTACGAAGCTGCGGAAGCTTCCTTTGAGCTGCTGGTCAAACAAGCGCTGGGTGAGTTAAAAGATTACTTTACACTGGATCATTTCAAAGTGTTTGTAGAAAAAACAGGCAGCGAAACATTTACAACTGAAGCTGTGATCAAGCTGCATGTCAACGATCAAGTGGTTCATACGGCCGCTGAAGGAAACGGACCGGTCAATGCGTTGGACCATGCTCTGCGCAAAGCATTGGAAGAGTTTTTCCCCATGATAAAGAACATGTACCTCTCCGACTATAAGGTGCGTGTGCTAGATGAAGCGAATGCAACAGCATCCAAAGTCCGGGTGCTTATTGAATCTTCGGACGGAAAAGAGAAATGGAGCACAATCGGGGTCTCCACCAACATTATTGAGGCCAGCTGGTATGCCTTGATTGACAGTGTCCGTTACTACTTCATGAAACATGAAGATGAATTGAAAAATTGCCCCTCCTATCAACTACACACCATAAAATCCTGA
- a CDS encoding VOC family protein produces the protein MGGHPQAGTLHHVEINVSNLERSVQFWGWFLETLGYTKYQEWDQGVSWKLGDTYLVFVQTEERFLDAPYHRQGTGLNHIAFYARSKTQVDIITEELRSREVPILYQDRHPYAGGQDHYAVFFEDPDRIKVELVAPKEELEELT, from the coding sequence ATGGGCGGTCATCCACAGGCAGGTACACTGCACCATGTTGAGATCAATGTCTCCAACCTGGAACGGTCAGTTCAGTTTTGGGGTTGGTTTCTTGAAACGCTGGGATATACGAAATATCAAGAGTGGGATCAGGGTGTCAGTTGGAAACTCGGGGATACTTATCTTGTTTTTGTCCAAACCGAAGAACGTTTTCTGGATGCGCCTTACCACCGCCAGGGGACTGGGCTCAATCATATTGCTTTTTATGCTCGATCAAAAACACAGGTGGATATTATAACAGAAGAACTTAGGAGCAGAGAGGTTCCCATTTTGTATCAGGACCGGCATCCTTACGCTGGTGGTCAAGATCACTATGCCGTCTTTTTTGAGGACCCAGACCGGATCAAAGTTGAATTAGTTGCTCCAAAAGAGGAACTGGAAGAATTAACATGA
- a CDS encoding DUF1294 domain-containing protein, producing the protein MDPVFLLKKYLRGLSDMYLWILLYFAMINLIGYIIMWRDKRAAQSSHWRISEKLIFQIALAGGAAGIYVGMRHFRHKTQKLRFKIGIPFLVVLNAGCLVGAILYLQR; encoded by the coding sequence ATGGATCCCGTCTTCCTGCTTAAAAAATATCTCAGAGGGCTGAGTGATATGTACCTTTGGATTCTATTATATTTTGCAATGATCAATCTAATTGGCTATATCATCATGTGGCGGGATAAAAGGGCTGCTCAAAGCAGCCATTGGCGCATTTCAGAGAAATTGATATTTCAGATCGCTCTTGCTGGTGGTGCTGCTGGTATTTATGTTGGAATGCGGCACTTCCGTCATAAAACTCAAAAATTAAGGTTTAAAATAGGGATACCGTTTCTAGTGGTCTTGAACGCAGGATGCCTTGTTGGGGCGATTTTATATTTGCAGCGTTAG
- a CDS encoding HAD family hydrolase, protein MLKAIFFDLDDTLLWDAKCVQEAFEATCQEAAEKYGINPKELEEAVRKEARQLYASYETYPFTQMIGINPFEGLWGDFREGELEGFKKLRTIAPAYRKQAWTSGLKALGIDDPDYGHYLAERFRAERRKRSIVYDETFEVLDELKENYRLLLLTNGSPDLQREKLSTLPDLTPYFEHIVISGDFGKGKPDPSIFEHALNLMALVPDEAIMVGDNLMTDILGSSRAGMKNVWINRNGKPSHPEVIPDFEIKSLTELPPLLQRLSREKHD, encoded by the coding sequence ATGCTGAAAGCGATTTTTTTCGATTTAGACGACACATTATTGTGGGACGCCAAATGCGTGCAGGAAGCCTTTGAGGCCACTTGTCAGGAAGCTGCTGAAAAATACGGGATTAATCCAAAAGAATTAGAAGAGGCTGTGCGGAAAGAGGCCCGCCAGCTTTACGCCTCCTATGAAACATATCCGTTCACTCAAATGATTGGCATTAACCCTTTTGAGGGATTGTGGGGGGATTTCAGAGAAGGAGAACTGGAGGGCTTTAAAAAGCTGCGTACAATTGCCCCTGCCTACCGGAAGCAAGCTTGGACGTCCGGCTTAAAAGCGCTGGGTATCGATGATCCTGACTATGGCCACTATCTGGCAGAACGCTTTCGAGCTGAACGGCGCAAACGTTCTATCGTTTATGATGAAACATTTGAGGTGCTGGATGAACTCAAAGAAAATTACAGATTACTGCTTTTAACCAACGGCTCACCTGACTTGCAACGGGAGAAACTTTCCACCCTTCCCGACCTGACACCATACTTTGAACATATAGTCATTTCCGGTGACTTTGGTAAAGGAAAGCCTGATCCGTCTATCTTTGAACATGCGCTGAACTTGATGGCTCTAGTTCCTGATGAAGCCATCATGGTAGGTGATAACTTGATGACAGATATCCTCGGTTCCTCACGGGCAGGCATGAAAAATGTGTGGATCAACAGGAATGGAAAACCCTCTCATCCGGAAGTGATTCCAGACTTTGAGATCAAAAGTTTAACCGAATTGCCCCCGTTGCTTCAAAGGTTGTCACGTGAAAAACATGATTAA